Proteins encoded by one window of Canis lupus dingo isolate Sandy chromosome 10, ASM325472v2, whole genome shotgun sequence:
- the BCL11A gene encoding B-cell lymphoma/leukemia 11A isoform X10, translating to MSAEYAPQGICKDEPSSYTCTTCKQPFTSAWFLLQHAQNTHGLRIYLESEHGSPLTPRVGIPSGLGAECPSQPPLHGIHIADNNPFNLLRIPGSVSREASGLAEGRFPPTPPLFSPPPRHHLDPHRIERLGAEEMALATHHPSAFDRVLRLNPMAMEPPAMDFSRRLRELAGNTSSPPLSPGRPSPMQRLLQPFQPGSKPPFLATPPLPPLQSAPPPSQPPVKSKSCEFCGKTFKFQSNLVVHRRSHTGEKPYKCNLCDHACTQASKLKRHMKTHMHKSSPMTVKSDDGLSTASSPEPGTSDLVGSASSALKSVVAKFKSENDPGLIPENGDEEEEEDDEEEEEEEEEEEEELTESERVDYGFGLSLEAARHHENSSRGAVVGVGDEGRALPEVMQGMVLSSMQHFSEAFHQVLGEKHKRGHLAEAEAHRDTCDEDSVAGESDRIDDGTVNGRGCSPGESASGGLSKKLLLGSPSSLSPFSKRIKLEKEFDLPPAAMPNTENVYSQWLAGYAASRQLKDPFLSFGDSRQSPFASSSEHSSENGSLRFSTPPGELDGGISGRSGTGSGGSTPHISGPGPGRPSSKEGRRSDTCEYCGKVFKNCSNLTVHRRSHTGERPYKCELCNYACAQSSKLTRHMKTHGQVGKDVYKCEICKMPFSVYSTLEKHMKKWHSDRVLNNDIKTE from the coding sequence GTAAAGATGAGCCCAGCAGCTACACATGTACAACTTGCAAACAGCCATTCACCAGTGCATGGTTTCTCTTGCAACACGCACAGAACACTCATGGATTAAGAATCTACTTAGAAAGCGAACACGGAAGTCCCCTGACCCCGCGGGTTGGTATCCCTTCAGGACTAGGTGCAGAATGTCCTTCCCAGCCACCTCTCCATGGGATTCATATTGCAGACAATAACCCCTTTAACCTGCTAAGAATACCAGGATCAGTATCGAGAGAGGCTTCCGGCCTGGCCGAAGGGCGCTTTCCACCCACTCCCCCCCTGTTTAGCCCACCACCGAGACATCACTTGGACCCCCACCGCATAGAGCGCCTGGGGGCGGAAGAGATGGCCCTGGCCACCCATCACCCGAGTGCCTTTGACAGGGTGCTGCGGTTGAATCCAATGGCTATGGAGCCCCCCGCCATGGATTTCTCTAGGAGACTTAGAGAGCTGGCAGGGAACACGTCTAGCCCACCGCTGTCCCCAGGCCGGCCCAGCCCTATGCAAAGGTTACTGCAACCCTTCCAGCCAGGTAGCAAGCCGCCCTTCCTGGCGAcgccccccctccctcctctgcaatccgcccctcctccctcccagcccccggTCAAGTCCAAGTCGTGCGAGTTCTGCGGCAAGACGTTCAAATTTCAGAGCAACCTCGTGGTGCACCGGCGCAGCCACACGGGCGAGAAGCCCTACAAGTGCAACCTGTGCGACCACGCGTGCACGCAGGCCAGCAAGCTGAAGCGCCACATGAAGACGCACATGCACAAGTCGTCCCCTATGACGGTCAAGTCCGACGACGGCCTCTCCACCGCCAGCTCCCCGGAACCCGGCACCAGCGACCTGGTGGGCAGCGCCAGCAGCGCGCTCAAGTCCGTGGTGGCCAAGTTCAAGAGCGAGAACGACccgggcctgatcccggagaacGGGgacgaggaggaagaggaggacgacgaggaagaggaagaagaggaggaagaggaggaggaggagctgacGGAGAGCGAGAGGGTGGACTACGGCTTCGGGCTGAGCCTGGAGGCGGCGCGCCACCACGAGAACAGCTCGCGGGGCGCGGTGGTGGGCGTGGGCGACGAGGGCCGCGCGCTGCCCGAGGTCATGCAGGGCATGGTGCTCAGCTCCATGCAGCACTTCAGCGAGGCCTTCCACCAGGTCCTGGGCGAGAAGCATAAGCGCGGCCACCTGGCCGAGGCCGAGGCCCACAGGGACACTTGCGACGAAGACTCGGTGGCCGGCGAGTCGGACCGCATAGACGATGGCACTGTAAACGGCCGCGGCTGCTCCCCGGGCGAGTCGGCCTCGGGGGGCCTGTCCAAAAAGCtgctgctgggcagccccagctCGCTGAGCCCCTTCTCCAAGCGCATCAAGCTCGAGAAGGAGTTCGACTTGCCCCCGGCCGCGATGCCCAACACGGAGAACGTGTACTCGCAGTGGCTCGCTGGCTACGCGGCCTCCAGGCAGCTCAAGGATCCCTTCCTGAGCTTCGGAGACTCCAGACAATCGCCTTTCGCCTCCTCGTCGGAGCACTCCTCGGAGAACGGGAGCTTGCGCTTCTCCACGCCGCCCGGGGAGCTGGACGGAGGGATCTCGGGGCGCAGCGGCACGGGAAGTGGAGGGAGCACGCCCCATATTAGTGGTCCGGGCCCGGGCAGGCCCAGCTCAAAAGAGGGCAGACGCAGCGACACTTGTGAGTACTGTGGGAAAGTCTTCAAGAACTGTAGCAATCTCACTGTCCACAGGAGAAGCCACACGGGCGAAAGGCCTTATAAATGCGAGCTGTGCAACTATGCCTGTGCCCAGAGTAGCAAGCTCACCAGGCACATGAAAACGCATGGCCAGGTGGGGAAGGACGTTTACAAATGTGAAATTTGTAAGATGCCTTTTAGCGTGTACAGTACCCTggagaaacacatgaaaaaatggcACAGTGATCGAGTGTTGAATAATGATATAAAAACTGAATAG